AGCCTGAATCATGTATCTTTTGCCTAAGAGAAGATAGTCCAGGCGATTTCATTCTTAAGCGTTCGAGTAAATGTTTTGTGATGATGAACCGTTATCCTTACACAAGCGGTCATGTGATGATCATACCTTACAGGCATGTGAGTCGTCTTGAGGATCTGGACGAGGAGGAGCGCCTAGATCTGGCAAACATGACTATTCTTGCGATCTCTGTTCTCCGGGAAGCTATGAAACCTGATGGGTTTAATGTGGGATTGAATCTAGGTAAAGCAGCGGGCGCTGGTGTAGATGATCATCTACACGTCCATGTGGTGCCGCGGTGGATGGGGGATACGAATTTTGTGAGTGTTATCGGTGAGGTGCGAGTGATACCCGAAGCAGTTTCCGAGACATGGGAAAAGCTTCTTACCTATTTTGAAAAAAAGTGATATGTCCAGTCTGAGATGAGAGGGACGAAATGAAAATAATTTACACCATCGTCGTAATTCTTCTTCTGATTTTCGTTGTTGATTTCTCCATGAACAATTCCACCCCCATTCAGTTTAAGTACAGAGACCTCATAGACTTTACCCTTCCTGCCTACATGCTCATATTTGTGAGTTTTCTTGCAGGGGTAATATTCGCTGGTATCATGGGCATAGTGGAGCGTTTCCGTCTGAGCAGAACGATCAATGAGTTGAATAGAGCCGTGAGGGATTTAAAAAGGGAGCTAAGGTCACATGTGCAGCCCACCGTGACGGACGATAATCAAAAGACGCAGACCACTGGTACATCCGTATCGGGAGATATAACCGACAAAGTTTTTTAGACAACACAGTCCCGTTCGTCCCCTTTTATCTTTTCCAAAGCATGGGGAAGTGCGGGGAGGATAACCTCGAGGTTTTCCCGGGCCCCTTGGGGACTACCGGGGAGATTCACGATTAGTGTTTCGCCTCTAATTCCTACAACCGCTCTGGAAATCATGGCGTAAGGGGTTTTCTTAAGACTTTCGATCCTCATGGCCTCCGCCATTCCGGGTATTTCCTTGTCAATGATATCTCTTGTGGCCTCTGGCGTTACATCCCTGGGGCTGACACCGGTGCCTCCTGTTGTCACAATGAGATCTATCTTCAGTTTATCGGCGCATTCTTTGAGGACAGAGGCGATTGCAGATCTCTCATCGGGGACAGCCTTTGTGTAAAGCACCTGGAATCCCGCATTTTCGAGGAGTCGCTGAACTTCTGAACCACTTAAGTCCGTGCGCTCACCGCGGAATGTGCGATCACTCACGGTTATTACAGCAGCCTTTATGGGTTTCTCCATAGACTATCTGCTGCTTTCCTCTTTAGCTTTTTTCGCTTCGGCGATAATTTTCTCCGCGATGTGTGCCGGTACTTCCTCGTAATGTGAGAATTCATATGTGAAGGAGCCCCGTCCACTAGTTATTGATGTCAGGTCGGGGGCGTATCTGAGAATCTCCGCCAGGGGAACAAGGCCCTTTATGATCTGGGTTGAGCCTTTTGCCTCCATCCCCACAATTTTGCCACGGCGGCTGTTCAAATCACCTATAACATCGCCCATGTACTCCTCAGGGACCTCTATGTTGATCTGCACTATAGGTTCCAGGAGCGTGGGCTGGCAGGCCATCATGCCCTTTTTAAAGGCGAGGGACCCAGCTATCTTGAAGGCCAGTTCCGAGGAGTCGACCACGTGGTAAGAACCATCGACCAGCGAAACTTTCACGTCAACAACGGGGTAACCTGCAAGGACGCCTTCCTCCATAGCTTCCAGTACACCCTTTTCAACCGCGGGACGGAACTGTTGTGGTATAACACCTCCGACGATACGGTCCACGAACTCAAAGCCTGCACCCCTGGGCAACGGTTCGAGCTCCAGCCAGCAGTCGCCGTATTGACCACGCCCTCCGGACTGTTTTTTGTACTTACCCTGAACGTTTGTCTTGCCTTTTATCGTTTCCTTGTAAGGCACCTTCGGGGTTCTTAAATTCACCTCAACACCGAATTTCCGCCTCATCTTCTCCACGGTCACCTCGATGTGGACCTGACCGAGGCCTGCTAGGATCATCTCTTTGGTCTGGTCATCCCTGTAAAATCGGAGAGTGGGATCCTCCTCAACAAGTCGATGAAGGGATCCTATGATCTTCTCTTCGTCTCCCCTGCTTTTCGGCTCGATGGCGTAGAGGACAACAGCTGGTGGTGCCATTGGTTTTTCAAAAAGGAGGGGGGCTTTATCACTGCATAAAGTGTCTCCCGTTGCTGTTTCCTTGAGTTTGGCTACTGCAGCGATGTCTCCGGGAATAAGTGTTTCTGCCTGTTTCTGAGCTTTGCCCTCAAGATGAAACAGACCCCCGAATTTTTCGTTTATTTTTTTATTGGCGTTGTAGATGCTTGAATCCGGAGGAAGGGTGCCCGAGAATACACGGAAGATATTCAACCGACCTGCATACGGATCAGCTATGGTTTTGAACACCCACGCTGAAAAAGGTGCCTGCGGATCGGGAGCCCTTTCTTCTTCACTGTCGCCACTTAACGATTTGCCCTTTACTGGACCTCTCTCAATGGGCGATGGAAGGCAAGAAACGATCAGGTCTGCGAGGAGATGGATTCCCACTGTTTTTATCGCTGAACCACAGATGGCGGGAATGATATTACGCGAAATAACAGCCTTACGCAGGCCCGCCAGGAGTTCCGAAGGTGAAAGTTCACCTGTTTCCAAGTATTTGTCCATGAGGGCTTCTTCGGTCTCTGCGATATCCTCCATCATAGATTCTCGAAATTTGTTCACATCCTCCATCATATCATCGGGAATGTTCCCCTCTTTCACTCCTCCCTTATGATCGGATGGATACAGGGCCTTCATGTTCACAAGATCTACAACACCCTGAAAAGTATCTTCTTTTCCGATGGGTAGGGCAATGGGTGTAACCTTTGCTTTTATCATCTGGGAAATACTATCGATGGCTTTGTAAAAATCGGCCCTTTCTCTGTCCATACGGTTTACAAACACGAGGCGAGGAATATTGTTGTTATCGGCAAAATCCCACAGTTTCTGCGTCTGAAACTCCACACCGCTTACCGCATCAATTACCACAACCGCTCCATCAGCCACCCTTATGCAGCATTGAGTATCGAAGATGAAGTTCGGATCACCGGGGGTATCGATGATATTCACCTTATGTTTGTTCCATTCTATGTAGTTCATCGCAGATGATATAGTAATATGTCGCTTTTGCTCCTCTGGCTCGTAGTCCATTGTGGAGGTACCATCATCCACTCGGCCGAGTCTATCTGTCTTTCCTGAAACGTAGAGTAAGGCCTCACTTAGAGAAGTTTTGCCTGTTCCTCCCTGCCCTATTATGACTACATTTCTTATGGATTTTGTTTCGTACTTCGCCATAGAGAGCTCCTTAAAAGAGGAGTTTTATGATTGAATGCTGTGCTTAGCGTAATCGGCGTTTCTTAGTCAAGGATATTTTTTGATCGTTAAAGATATTGACACGGAGCATTGATACAGGTATAAGCCCAATTTCACAGCTAAATGAAGTTTAGTAAGGAGTGTGTAATGTGGCTTCAGGGTTAAAGAGAATTAAGAAATTATTAATTGCCAATAGGGGTGAAATTGCTCTAAGAATTATGCGTACCGCCCAGGAACTTTCCCTGGATGTAGCGGTGATTTACGAGAAGCCCGATGAGGATGCCTACTACGTCCGTTTGGCCGATGAGGCCATTCTCATTGGGGATGGTCCTCTTAAGGACTACCTCAATATAGACAAAATCATCTGGGCAGCGAAGAAATGTGGTGCAGACGCTATTCATCCAGGGTATGGTTTCCTATCCGAAAATCCTGATTTTGCTGCTGCTTGTGAAAGAGAAGGGATTATATTTGTTGGACCCCCGTCTGACGTTATTAGAAAACTGGGTAACAAGGTAGTGGCTAGAAACATTGTGGAAAAGGCGGGTGTTCCCTCTATTCCAGGAACTTCTGATCTAGCCCCTGGCAGCGAGGGTTTGCGGCAGGCGTACGAATTTGCTTCCCGCTGGGGGTATCCGTTAATGCTCAAAGCTTCAGCAGGTGGTGGTGGCCGCGGTATAAGAAAGATTGTTAACGAAACGGATCTTATGATCCAGTTACCCCTAGCGCGAGCTGAGGCGCTTGCAGCCTTCAATGATGAAAACGTCTATGTGGAGTTGTGTATAGAACGTCCCCGCCATGTGGAGATTCAGATACTAGCCGATCAGTATGGCAATGTAATACATCTGGGGTCCCGCGATTGTTCTATTCAGAGGAGGCACCAGAAGCTTTTAGAAATTGCACCGGCAGAGCTGCCAGAGGATGTACTAGAGGCCATGTACGATTGTGCCATAAGGGCCGCGAAGGAGGCAGGTTATGTGAATGCAGGAACGGTAGAGTTTCTCGTTGATTCGGAGACCAACGAGTTCTGGTTCATGGAGGTGAACACCAGGCTCCAGGTAGAGCACACGGTCACGGAGGAACTAACCGGTGTGGATCTGGTACGCGAGCAAATTCGCATCGCAGACGGTGCTCTTCTAGATATACCTGCGGAGCGTATACGCTTCTTTGGTAAAGCGATTCAGGTGAGAATCAACGCAGAAGATCCAAAGAACAACTTTATGCCCGAGGGAGGGAAAAGGGTGGAGGTGTACCAGTCTCCCGGGGGTCCTGGTGTGAGGCTCGATGGAGCTGTTTATCAAGGATACAAGATTCCCACTGAGTATGATTCCCTTCTCGTTAAGATGACAGTCAGAGGGTACAACTGGGAGCAGGCCATTCAGCGACTGAAGCGCGCCCTTAAAGGATTTGTTATCGTTGGACCGAAGACGACCATTCCCTTCTACTTGGCAATTTGCGATGAACCGGATTTCAGGGCGGGTAAGTTTGATACTACTTACATTGACACACATCCGCAGATCTTCGATTATCCCGAACCGGAAAGGGAGATCGCGAAGCTGGCCAAGTTGATTGCGGAGATCCATGTACACAAGATCAATAGATACGCTTACTAAAATTTTTCTCCGAGGTGATTTCTGATGAGTTTTGATGAGAGAAGGATAACACCAAGGGAGTTAAAAGAGAAAGGCGTTCGTTATGTTCTCGACAAGATACGCCGTCAAAGAGGTTTTTACATAACCAATACGGAGAGGGACCTTTCACAGTCTGATTTCAAGAATCGGGTTATGCCCCATACACAACTTCTCGTGGCTAAAGAGAGAAACGATGCTGGTTATTTCTCCATTGAGATTTCTGGAGGTGCCTCTGTTCATGTGGATCTTCTGAGAAAGCAGATCAACCCTCTTGAAAAGCTGAGGGTGTTGAGTGAGAAGATGCCCGATACACTTTTCCAGACCCTTTGCCGGGGGATAAACTTGTTTGGCTACCGACCTTATCCTGAAAACGTTATCAGGTTGACGGTTCGGACTTTCGCCCGTTATGTACACGTATGGAGGGTTTTTGATTTTTTGAACTATGTTCCCAATATGATACCCGTTTTCGAAGAGGTGAAGGCAGCTGGTTGCATTCTGGAGCCAGCCATATGTTTCTCCACGGGACCGGAACACACCGATGAGTTTTACCTCCGCAAAGTGGCAGAAATACTGGAAGTAACCGGACCAGACATCATCCTCTGTATCAAAAACCACGGGGGTCTTGGGACGCCGAGGAGGATAGGACAGCTTGTGAGATCCATCCATGAGAGGTATCCTGAGTTGATCATTCATTATCACGGGCACAATACGGATGGGGCAGACTTAGGGCGCATCGTTGAAGCGGTGAAGAATGGTGCCAAGATTGTCGATGCCAGCGATCATGCCTTTACAGGGTTTTACGGACCACCACCCTTGCTGACCGTAGTGGATGTATTGGAGGATTACGGTTATCCCGCAGTTGGTATAAATCGTCAGGCTGTAATCGATACGTCCAGCAAATTACGTCCCGAGAGGATACATTATCGGGATTTCGAATCTCAGTTCCTTGGTTTCGATCCCACAGTCCAGATCCACAAACTCCCCGGGGGTGCAACAGGTTCCAGTTTTGAACAGGCACAGAAAGGCGGATTTCTCCACAGGATGCCCGAAATACTAGAACACGAACTTCCCCGTGTGCAGGTGGAACTGGGTAACTGGTGGAGTGTGACCCCGGGTTCGCAGATACTGTGGACGACCGCTGCGAACAATGTACTCAAAGGTGTACGTTATAAAGATGCAAGTGATGATCTCAAGAACCTCATGCTTGGTCGTTACGGGGAATTTCCGTTTTATAGGCCTGCCGATGAGATATACAAAGCTGTTTTTGGATCGGACTGGAAGAGCATTGTGGAAAAAGAGTACGGTTATCAGAAGATCGAGGATGTGGATTTAGAAGTGGAAAAGAGGGTAC
This genomic interval from Syntrophales bacterium contains the following:
- a CDS encoding MogA/MoaB family molybdenum cofactor biosynthesis protein, whose amino-acid sequence is MEKPIKAAVITVSDRTFRGERTDLSGSEVQRLLENAGFQVLYTKAVPDERSAIASVLKECADKLKIDLIVTTGGTGVSPRDVTPEATRDIIDKEIPGMAEAMRIESLKKTPYAMISRAVVGIRGETLIVNLPGSPQGARENLEVILPALPHALEKIKGDERDCVV
- the fusA gene encoding elongation factor G — encoded protein: MAKYETKSIRNVVIIGQGGTGKTSLSEALLYVSGKTDRLGRVDDGTSTMDYEPEEQKRHITISSAMNYIEWNKHKVNIIDTPGDPNFIFDTQCCIRVADGAVVVIDAVSGVEFQTQKLWDFADNNNIPRLVFVNRMDRERADFYKAIDSISQMIKAKVTPIALPIGKEDTFQGVVDLVNMKALYPSDHKGGVKEGNIPDDMMEDVNKFRESMMEDIAETEEALMDKYLETGELSPSELLAGLRKAVISRNIIPAICGSAIKTVGIHLLADLIVSCLPSPIERGPVKGKSLSGDSEEERAPDPQAPFSAWVFKTIADPYAGRLNIFRVFSGTLPPDSSIYNANKKINEKFGGLFHLEGKAQKQAETLIPGDIAAVAKLKETATGDTLCSDKAPLLFEKPMAPPAVVLYAIEPKSRGDEEKIIGSLHRLVEEDPTLRFYRDDQTKEMILAGLGQVHIEVTVEKMRRKFGVEVNLRTPKVPYKETIKGKTNVQGKYKKQSGGRGQYGDCWLELEPLPRGAGFEFVDRIVGGVIPQQFRPAVEKGVLEAMEEGVLAGYPVVDVKVSLVDGSYHVVDSSELAFKIAGSLAFKKGMMACQPTLLEPIVQINIEVPEEYMGDVIGDLNSRRGKIVGMEAKGSTQIIKGLVPLAEILRYAPDLTSITSGRGSFTYEFSHYEEVPAHIAEKIIAEAKKAKEESSR
- a CDS encoding LapA family protein gives rise to the protein MKIIYTIVVILLLIFVVDFSMNNSTPIQFKYRDLIDFTLPAYMLIFVSFLAGVIFAGIMGIVERFRLSRTINELNRAVRDLKRELRSHVQPTVTDDNQKTQTTGTSVSGDITDKVF
- a CDS encoding ATP-grasp domain-containing protein, with product MASGLKRIKKLLIANRGEIALRIMRTAQELSLDVAVIYEKPDEDAYYVRLADEAILIGDGPLKDYLNIDKIIWAAKKCGADAIHPGYGFLSENPDFAAACEREGIIFVGPPSDVIRKLGNKVVARNIVEKAGVPSIPGTSDLAPGSEGLRQAYEFASRWGYPLMLKASAGGGGRGIRKIVNETDLMIQLPLARAEALAAFNDENVYVELCIERPRHVEIQILADQYGNVIHLGSRDCSIQRRHQKLLEIAPAELPEDVLEAMYDCAIRAAKEAGYVNAGTVEFLVDSETNEFWFMEVNTRLQVEHTVTEELTGVDLVREQIRIADGALLDIPAERIRFFGKAIQVRINAEDPKNNFMPEGGKRVEVYQSPGGPGVRLDGAVYQGYKIPTEYDSLLVKMTVRGYNWEQAIQRLKRALKGFVIVGPKTTIPFYLAICDEPDFRAGKFDTTYIDTHPQIFDYPEPEREIAKLAKLIAEIHVHKINRYAY
- a CDS encoding HIT domain-containing protein, with protein sequence MKTIMAPWRMEYIKGEKPESCIFCLREDSPGDFILKRSSKCFVMMNRYPYTSGHVMIIPYRHVSRLEDLDEEERLDLANMTILAISVLREAMKPDGFNVGLNLGKAAGAGVDDHLHVHVVPRWMGDTNFVSVIGEVRVIPEAVSETWEKLLTYFEKK
- a CDS encoding pyruvate carboxylase, with protein sequence MSFDERRITPRELKEKGVRYVLDKIRRQRGFYITNTERDLSQSDFKNRVMPHTQLLVAKERNDAGYFSIEISGGASVHVDLLRKQINPLEKLRVLSEKMPDTLFQTLCRGINLFGYRPYPENVIRLTVRTFARYVHVWRVFDFLNYVPNMIPVFEEVKAAGCILEPAICFSTGPEHTDEFYLRKVAEILEVTGPDIILCIKNHGGLGTPRRIGQLVRSIHERYPELIIHYHGHNTDGADLGRIVEAVKNGAKIVDASDHAFTGFYGPPPLLTVVDVLEDYGYPAVGINRQAVIDTSSKLRPERIHYRDFESQFLGFDPTVQIHKLPGGATGSSFEQAQKGGFLHRMPEILEHELPRVQVELGNWWSVTPGSQILWTTAANNVLKGVRYKDASDDLKNLMLGRYGEFPFYRPADEIYKAVFGSDWKSIVEKEYGYQKIEDVDLEVEKRVLEHRIGKQATEEELVLYLQHPNDAVEFFKFEAKFGKTWVLPPNVWFRRGGFSMGEKLEIPDTSGRLHSIEIGPQRKTKEGDTITYMIIDHHSEPIITEAEEEEGEEKTKKKKPMTPQEIELAWKAGDIRAHVPGSVSSIPVEVGEEVSVGDVLIVLEAMKMLHNITSVVSGKVLEINVSTGDKVAIGDRLMFVSRE